In the Gasterosteus aculeatus chromosome X, fGasAcu3.hap1.1, whole genome shotgun sequence genome, one interval contains:
- the LOC144382925 gene encoding uncharacterized protein LOC144382925 isoform X3 has translation MEEKENSALKRPREPVWEDNVPSTSEGNDEKKRRRLEAAGQSPKPSSSGLQAEFYSKPDTPMVPSVRSRIQQLSRRREGQAEFHQRLERFKSPDFRASTARTTGPATTPQMTRSDFVSAIQQKLHSTPAPSSKQASRIHQEREEEMNQLPFQPISENAWLKRSISDPATTRRNCDVGLKDCSFSDAITACKEERSSRGTGGCDAHVELDRSNKEQLLPGREERGEIGEEEGNEVGPSGTRQPQTVLRLCFNEEQSFSEAPLGEGRSVAAVEVSMATELSWRDGGGGSSCSGEGIELSEDGELRLWRYPRDGQESVADGEQEDVFVKEEEEEEREFESSRVDKVEPGCAAEHVPDGGCQSRDGPVEMQEDGNCRPEESQSSSDEPVRRPSNSGGDKASRGGLHGGAGTEDVDVCIIKLSQKDVGGCVERADRQSNEIQSVRIEGDDTDVESDRSSSGGGERETEGSPPAETPTGCTELQIDVERGAEVEAASSNADGSSTRVAGSHHLSQGEQTERDALGGRRGGADGPGPLKAEGAGRPKKVAFAPEPELVGDSARSEANASTGSGASGGGTNDAELNSSHDTNTSQIIDQMFEEVLECAGRVDGERRGDKDPDSGIGVSPGDKDEPDEPQEEEEEEEEEDGDGGGESKEKPCDGSRRPESSSDELTFPPCGILSPLSRSVAAVVTPLRRAASHECDPSPGERPPPPPLYSIEDYRTQRQSALPAAPSAASDVRGRAAEKPRPQTSVSTKEKITALREEAARLQTMIKQTLQALSCCTDEEHGRGSLEEAEAEKLLLVSSERRSALLAEVSRLREEGTSESGGDGERVSQQPCRGTVRIADIQLPLKVEFVCSSHKRTGRPSHYFFVLIRYGPCNVVATPLATAADAQSGDAISFQTSVTLKDIRSTFAIDVEVYSLSHVSGSKSSADQTSTKSRVTPRKLLNTITRSSNSVTSAAPPALNASRSSNFVLVGSHQITLASLGHSKFPLDKMKLDGKIRRLLGEEFQEKVPFLSPLEGNIYLRLDSDGHSDVQHQGFLTMFELVGGFGVWRRRYFVLVGCDMFHWNNPNDRESKEAEGSVSLSSSRSRCVRSVKRDACARPFTFELVSSVPEQQDAGAKLWFSADSKQESLDWMEKLNQSLLDFNTWRQTSAAPVSAGQSDACSSGKLRESIL, from the exons atggaggagaaggagaacagtGCTTTAAAAAGACCGAGAGAACCCGTGTGGGAAGACAATGTCCCCTCCACATCAG AGGGGAACGATGAAAAGAAGCGGCGGCGCCTGGAGGCGGCCGGTCAGAGTCCAAAACCATCCTCGTCAGGACTCCAGGCGGAGTTCTACTCCAAGCCGGACACACCGATGGTTCCGTCAGTCCGGTCCAGGATCCAGCAGCTCAGCCGAAGACGAGAGG GTCAGGCGGAGTTTCATCAGCGACTGGAGCGTTTTAAGTCGCCCGACTTCCGGGCTTCTACCGCTCGAACGACGGGCCCGGCCACCACCCCCCAGATGACCCGCTCCGACTTCGTGTCCGCCATTCAGCAGAAACTCCACAGCACTCCAGCACCCAGCTCAAAGCAGGCTTCTCGCATCCACCAG GAACGAGAAGAGGAGATGAACCAGTTGCCTTTCCAACCAATCAGTGAGAACGCCTGGCTGAAGAGGAGCATCTCCGATCCCGCGACGACTCGG AGGAATTGTGACGTTGGGCTGAAGGACTGCAGCTTCTCTGACGCGATCACGGCGTGTAAAGAGGAGCGATCTTCACGTGGCACCG GTGGCTGTGACGCTCACGTGGAGCTTGACCGCTCCAATAAGGAGCAGCTGCTCCCGGGACGGGAGGAAAGGGGTGAAatcggggaggaggaaggaaatgaaGTCGGGCCGTCGGGGACCCGACAACCACAGACGGTGTTGAGGTTGTGCTTCAACGAGGAGCAGAGTTTCTCCGAAGCCCCTCTCGGCGAGGGGCGGAGTGTGGCAGCGGTCGAGGTTTCCATGGCGACCGAATTGTCTTGGCGCGACGGAGGAGGCGGCTCCTCGTGCAGCGGAGAGGGGATTGAGCTGTCGGAGGATGGGGAGCTGCGTTTGTGGCGATATCCTCGAGACGGGCAAGAGTCCGTTGCAGATGGAGAACAGGAGGACGTTTTtgtcaaagaggaggaggaggaggagagagagttcGAATCATCCAGAGTGGACAAAGTGGAACCAGGTTGTGCCGCAGAACACGTCCCGGATGGGGGATGTCAGTCGCGGGACGGCCCCGTTGAGATGCAGGAAGACGGGAATTGTAGACCTGAGGAGTCCCAAAGCTCTTCAGATGAACCCGTAAGACGCCCGTCTAATTCGGGTGGAGACAAAGCGTCCCGTGGGGGACTTCATGGCGGAGCGGGCACAGAAGACGTCGATGTTTGTATCATAAAACTAAGCCAGAAAGACGTAGGCGGATGTGTTGAAAGGGCTGATCGACAGTCAAATGAGATCCAGTCAGTTCGCATCGAAGGAGACGACACGGATGTCGAGTCGGACagaagcagcagcggcggcggcgagcgCGAAACGGAGGGTTCTCCTCCGGCGGAAACGCCGACTGGTTGCACGGAGCTCCAGATAGACGTCGAGCGCGGAGCGGAGGTTGAGGCGGCGTCATCTAACGCCGATGGAAGTTCGACGCGGGTCGCGGGGTCGCATCACCTTTCGCAGGGCGAGCAAACGGAGCGGGACGCGCTGGGCGGGAGGCGGGGCGGTGCAGACGGGCCGGGCCCCCTCAAAGCGGAGGGAGCGGGGCGCCCAAAGAAAGTCGCCTTCGCCCCGGAGCCCGAGCTCGTCGGCGACTCCGCCCGGTCTGAGGCGAACGCCTCCACGGGGTCCGGCGCAAGCGGCGGCGGCACGAACG atGCTGAGCTGAATTCTTCCCATGACACCAATACGTCCCAAATCATCGACCAGATGTTCGAGGAGGTGCTGGAATGTGCTGGAAGGGTggatggggagaggaggggagataaaGACCCCGACAGTGGCATTGGCGTTTCCCCCGGGGATAAGGACGAGCCAGACGAaccgcaggaggaggaagaggaggaggaggaggaggatggcgaTGGCGGCGGCGAGTCCAAGGAAAAGCCGTGCGATGGGAGCAGGAGGCCTGAAAGCAGCAGCGACGAGCTGACCTTCCCTCCCTGCGgcatcctctctcctctcagtcGGTCCGTGGCGGCCGTGGTCACCCCCCTG CGGCGGGCGGCGAGCCACGAGTGCGACCCTTCCCCAGGCGAGcggcccccgcctcctcctctgtacAG TATCGAGGACTACCGCACACAACGGCAGAGCGCGCTGCCCGCCGCGCCGAGCGCCGCTTCCGATGTCCGGGGACGAGCTGCAGAGAAGCCTCGACCTCAGACCTCCGTCAGCACCAAGGAGAAGATCACG GCGCTGCGGGAGGAAGCGGCGAGGCTGCAGACGATGATCAAGCAGACCCTGCAGGCCCTGAGCTGCTGCACCGACGAGGAGCACGGACGGGGCTCGCTGGAGGAGGCCGAAGCCGAGaagctcctcctcgtctcct CTGAGAGGCGCTCGGCCCTGCTGGCGGAGGTGTCCAGGCTGCGGGAGGAGGGGACCTCCGAGTCCGGAGGAGACGGCGAGCGCGTTTCCCAGCAGCCCTGCAGAGGGACGGTCCGCATCGCAGACATCCAGCTGCCTCTCAAGGTGGAGTTTGTCTGCTCCTCCCACAAGCGCACAG GTCGGCCAAGCCACTACTTTTTCGTGCTGATCCGCTACGGGCCGTGCAACGTGGTCGCCACGCCGCTGGCCACGGCTGCCGACGCCCAGAGCGGGGACGCCATCTCCTTCCAGACCTCCGTCACGCT GAAAGACATCCGCTCGACCTTTGCCATTGACGTCGAGGTCTACAGCCTG TCGCACGTGTCGGGGAGTAAGTCCAGCGCGGATCAGACCTCCACCAAGTCGCGG gtCACGCCAAGAAAGCTGCTCAACACCATCACG AGATCCAGTAACAGTGTGACAT CTGCGGCTCCCCCTGCTCTCAACGCCTCTCGCTCCAGCAACTTTGTTCTGGTCGGCTCCCATCAGATCACCTTGGCCTCGCTGGGACACAGCAAGTTCCCCCTGGATAAG ATGAAACTTGATGGCAAAATCAGGAGGCTGCTCGGGGAGGAATTTCAGGAAAAG GTGCCTTTTCTCTCGCCCCTGGAGGGCAACATCTACCTGCGACTGGACAGCGACGGTCACTCCGACGTCCAGCACCAAGGCTTCCTG ACGATGTTCGAGTTGGTCGGTGGGTTCGGGGTGTGGCGTCGCCGATATTTTGTCCTGGTGGGCTGCGACATGTTTCACTGGAACAACCCCAACGACCGAGAGAGCAAG GAGGCCGAGGGCAGCGTTTCCCTCTCCAGCTCCCGCAGCCGCTGCGTCCGCAGCGTGAAGAGAGACGCGTGTGCCCGACCTTTCACCTTTGAGCTGGTCAGCagcgtccccgagcagcaggACGCCGGCGCCAA
- the LOC144382925 gene encoding anillin-like isoform X4, with product MEEKENSALKRPREPVWEDNVPSTSEGNDEKKRRRLEAAGQSPKPSSSGLQAEFYSKPDTPMVPSVRSRIQQLSRRREGASPLAQRCLSDPGGCSPSVPPYGRVFREAAIGQAEFHQRLERFKSPDFRASTARTTGPATTPQMTRSDFVSAIQQKLHSTPAPSSKQASRIHQEREEEMNQLPFQPISENAWLKRSISDPATTRRNCDVGLKDCSFSDAITACKEERSSRGTDAELNSSHDTNTSQIIDQMFEEVLECAGRVDGERRGDKDPDSGIGVSPGDKDEPDEPQEEEEEEEEEDGDGGGESKEKPCDGSRRPESSSDELTFPPCGILSPLSRSVAAVVTPLRRAASHECDPSPGERPPPPPLYSIEDYRTQRQSALPAAPSAASDVRGRAAEKPRPQTSVSTKEKITALREEAARLQTMIKQTLQALSCCTDEEHGRGSLEEAEAEKLLLVSSERRSALLAEVSRLREEGTSESGGDGERVSQQPCRGTVRIADIQLPLKVEFVCSSHKRTGRPSHYFFVLIRYGPCNVVATPLATAADAQSGDAISFQTSVTLKDIRSTFAIDVEVYSLSHVSGSKSSADQTSTKSRVTPRKLLNTITRSSNSVTSAAPPALNASRSSNFVLVGSHQITLASLGHSKFPLDKMKLDGKIRRLLGEEFQEKVPFLSPLEGNIYLRLDSDGHSDVQHQGFLTMFELVGGFGVWRRRYFVLVGCDMFHWNNPNDRESKEAEGSVSLSSSRSRCVRSVKRDACARPFTFELVSSVPEQQDAGAKLWFSADSKQESLDWMEKLNQSLLDFNTWRQTSAAPVSAGQSDACSSGKLRESIL from the exons atggaggagaaggagaacagtGCTTTAAAAAGACCGAGAGAACCCGTGTGGGAAGACAATGTCCCCTCCACATCAG AGGGGAACGATGAAAAGAAGCGGCGGCGCCTGGAGGCGGCCGGTCAGAGTCCAAAACCATCCTCGTCAGGACTCCAGGCGGAGTTCTACTCCAAGCCGGACACACCGATGGTTCCGTCAGTCCGGTCCAGGATCCAGCAGCTCAGCCGAAGACGAGAGG GGGCATCTCCGCTGGCCCAGCGGTGCCTCTCGGATCCTGGGGGGTGCAGCCCGTCAGTCCCCCCCTATGGAAGGGTCTTCAGAGAGGCTGCCATTG GTCAGGCGGAGTTTCATCAGCGACTGGAGCGTTTTAAGTCGCCCGACTTCCGGGCTTCTACCGCTCGAACGACGGGCCCGGCCACCACCCCCCAGATGACCCGCTCCGACTTCGTGTCCGCCATTCAGCAGAAACTCCACAGCACTCCAGCACCCAGCTCAAAGCAGGCTTCTCGCATCCACCAG GAACGAGAAGAGGAGATGAACCAGTTGCCTTTCCAACCAATCAGTGAGAACGCCTGGCTGAAGAGGAGCATCTCCGATCCCGCGACGACTCGG AGGAATTGTGACGTTGGGCTGAAGGACTGCAGCTTCTCTGACGCGATCACGGCGTGTAAAGAGGAGCGATCTTCACGTGGCACCG atGCTGAGCTGAATTCTTCCCATGACACCAATACGTCCCAAATCATCGACCAGATGTTCGAGGAGGTGCTGGAATGTGCTGGAAGGGTggatggggagaggaggggagataaaGACCCCGACAGTGGCATTGGCGTTTCCCCCGGGGATAAGGACGAGCCAGACGAaccgcaggaggaggaagaggaggaggaggaggaggatggcgaTGGCGGCGGCGAGTCCAAGGAAAAGCCGTGCGATGGGAGCAGGAGGCCTGAAAGCAGCAGCGACGAGCTGACCTTCCCTCCCTGCGgcatcctctctcctctcagtcGGTCCGTGGCGGCCGTGGTCACCCCCCTG CGGCGGGCGGCGAGCCACGAGTGCGACCCTTCCCCAGGCGAGcggcccccgcctcctcctctgtacAG TATCGAGGACTACCGCACACAACGGCAGAGCGCGCTGCCCGCCGCGCCGAGCGCCGCTTCCGATGTCCGGGGACGAGCTGCAGAGAAGCCTCGACCTCAGACCTCCGTCAGCACCAAGGAGAAGATCACG GCGCTGCGGGAGGAAGCGGCGAGGCTGCAGACGATGATCAAGCAGACCCTGCAGGCCCTGAGCTGCTGCACCGACGAGGAGCACGGACGGGGCTCGCTGGAGGAGGCCGAAGCCGAGaagctcctcctcgtctcct CTGAGAGGCGCTCGGCCCTGCTGGCGGAGGTGTCCAGGCTGCGGGAGGAGGGGACCTCCGAGTCCGGAGGAGACGGCGAGCGCGTTTCCCAGCAGCCCTGCAGAGGGACGGTCCGCATCGCAGACATCCAGCTGCCTCTCAAGGTGGAGTTTGTCTGCTCCTCCCACAAGCGCACAG GTCGGCCAAGCCACTACTTTTTCGTGCTGATCCGCTACGGGCCGTGCAACGTGGTCGCCACGCCGCTGGCCACGGCTGCCGACGCCCAGAGCGGGGACGCCATCTCCTTCCAGACCTCCGTCACGCT GAAAGACATCCGCTCGACCTTTGCCATTGACGTCGAGGTCTACAGCCTG TCGCACGTGTCGGGGAGTAAGTCCAGCGCGGATCAGACCTCCACCAAGTCGCGG gtCACGCCAAGAAAGCTGCTCAACACCATCACG AGATCCAGTAACAGTGTGACAT CTGCGGCTCCCCCTGCTCTCAACGCCTCTCGCTCCAGCAACTTTGTTCTGGTCGGCTCCCATCAGATCACCTTGGCCTCGCTGGGACACAGCAAGTTCCCCCTGGATAAG ATGAAACTTGATGGCAAAATCAGGAGGCTGCTCGGGGAGGAATTTCAGGAAAAG GTGCCTTTTCTCTCGCCCCTGGAGGGCAACATCTACCTGCGACTGGACAGCGACGGTCACTCCGACGTCCAGCACCAAGGCTTCCTG ACGATGTTCGAGTTGGTCGGTGGGTTCGGGGTGTGGCGTCGCCGATATTTTGTCCTGGTGGGCTGCGACATGTTTCACTGGAACAACCCCAACGACCGAGAGAGCAAG GAGGCCGAGGGCAGCGTTTCCCTCTCCAGCTCCCGCAGCCGCTGCGTCCGCAGCGTGAAGAGAGACGCGTGTGCCCGACCTTTCACCTTTGAGCTGGTCAGCagcgtccccgagcagcaggACGCCGGCGCCAA
- the LOC144382925 gene encoding anillin-like isoform X5 yields the protein MEEKENSALKRPREPVWEDNVPSTSEGNDEKKRRRLEAAGQSPKPSSSGLQAEFYSKPDTPMVPSVRSRIQQLSRRREGASPLAQRCLSDPGGCSPSVPPYGRVFREAAIGQAEFHQRLERFKSPDFRASTARTTGPATTPQMTRSDFVSAIQQKLHSTPAPSSKQASRIHQEREEEMNQLPFQPISENAWLKRSISDPATTRRNCDVGLKDCSFSDAITACKEERSSRGTDAELNSSHDTNTSQIIDQMFEEVLECAGRVDGERRGDKDPDSGIGVSPGDKDEPDEPQEEEEEEEEEDGDGGGESKEKPCDGSRRPESSSDELTFPPCGILSPLSRSVAAVVTPLRRAASHECDPSPGERPPPPPLYSIEDYRTQRQSALPAAPSAASDVRGRAAEKPRPQTSVSTKEKITALREEAARLQTMIKQTLQALSCCTDEEHGRGSLEEAEAEKLLLVSSERRSALLAEVSRLREEGTSESGGDGERVSQQPCRGTVRIADIQLPLKVEFVCSSHKRTGRPSHYFFVLIRYGPCNVVATPLATAADAQSGDAISFQTSVTLKDIRSTFAIDVEVYSLSHVSGSKSSADQTSTKSRVTPRKLLNTITRSSNSVTSAAPPALNASRSSNFVLVGSHQITLASLGHSKFPLDKVPFLSPLEGNIYLRLDSDGHSDVQHQGFLTMFELVGGFGVWRRRYFVLVGCDMFHWNNPNDRESKEAEGSVSLSSSRSRCVRSVKRDACARPFTFELVSSVPEQQDAGAKLWFSADSKQESLDWMEKLNQSLLDFNTWRQTSAAPVSAGQSDACSSGKLRESIL from the exons atggaggagaaggagaacagtGCTTTAAAAAGACCGAGAGAACCCGTGTGGGAAGACAATGTCCCCTCCACATCAG AGGGGAACGATGAAAAGAAGCGGCGGCGCCTGGAGGCGGCCGGTCAGAGTCCAAAACCATCCTCGTCAGGACTCCAGGCGGAGTTCTACTCCAAGCCGGACACACCGATGGTTCCGTCAGTCCGGTCCAGGATCCAGCAGCTCAGCCGAAGACGAGAGG GGGCATCTCCGCTGGCCCAGCGGTGCCTCTCGGATCCTGGGGGGTGCAGCCCGTCAGTCCCCCCCTATGGAAGGGTCTTCAGAGAGGCTGCCATTG GTCAGGCGGAGTTTCATCAGCGACTGGAGCGTTTTAAGTCGCCCGACTTCCGGGCTTCTACCGCTCGAACGACGGGCCCGGCCACCACCCCCCAGATGACCCGCTCCGACTTCGTGTCCGCCATTCAGCAGAAACTCCACAGCACTCCAGCACCCAGCTCAAAGCAGGCTTCTCGCATCCACCAG GAACGAGAAGAGGAGATGAACCAGTTGCCTTTCCAACCAATCAGTGAGAACGCCTGGCTGAAGAGGAGCATCTCCGATCCCGCGACGACTCGG AGGAATTGTGACGTTGGGCTGAAGGACTGCAGCTTCTCTGACGCGATCACGGCGTGTAAAGAGGAGCGATCTTCACGTGGCACCG atGCTGAGCTGAATTCTTCCCATGACACCAATACGTCCCAAATCATCGACCAGATGTTCGAGGAGGTGCTGGAATGTGCTGGAAGGGTggatggggagaggaggggagataaaGACCCCGACAGTGGCATTGGCGTTTCCCCCGGGGATAAGGACGAGCCAGACGAaccgcaggaggaggaagaggaggaggaggaggaggatggcgaTGGCGGCGGCGAGTCCAAGGAAAAGCCGTGCGATGGGAGCAGGAGGCCTGAAAGCAGCAGCGACGAGCTGACCTTCCCTCCCTGCGgcatcctctctcctctcagtcGGTCCGTGGCGGCCGTGGTCACCCCCCTG CGGCGGGCGGCGAGCCACGAGTGCGACCCTTCCCCAGGCGAGcggcccccgcctcctcctctgtacAG TATCGAGGACTACCGCACACAACGGCAGAGCGCGCTGCCCGCCGCGCCGAGCGCCGCTTCCGATGTCCGGGGACGAGCTGCAGAGAAGCCTCGACCTCAGACCTCCGTCAGCACCAAGGAGAAGATCACG GCGCTGCGGGAGGAAGCGGCGAGGCTGCAGACGATGATCAAGCAGACCCTGCAGGCCCTGAGCTGCTGCACCGACGAGGAGCACGGACGGGGCTCGCTGGAGGAGGCCGAAGCCGAGaagctcctcctcgtctcct CTGAGAGGCGCTCGGCCCTGCTGGCGGAGGTGTCCAGGCTGCGGGAGGAGGGGACCTCCGAGTCCGGAGGAGACGGCGAGCGCGTTTCCCAGCAGCCCTGCAGAGGGACGGTCCGCATCGCAGACATCCAGCTGCCTCTCAAGGTGGAGTTTGTCTGCTCCTCCCACAAGCGCACAG GTCGGCCAAGCCACTACTTTTTCGTGCTGATCCGCTACGGGCCGTGCAACGTGGTCGCCACGCCGCTGGCCACGGCTGCCGACGCCCAGAGCGGGGACGCCATCTCCTTCCAGACCTCCGTCACGCT GAAAGACATCCGCTCGACCTTTGCCATTGACGTCGAGGTCTACAGCCTG TCGCACGTGTCGGGGAGTAAGTCCAGCGCGGATCAGACCTCCACCAAGTCGCGG gtCACGCCAAGAAAGCTGCTCAACACCATCACG AGATCCAGTAACAGTGTGACAT CTGCGGCTCCCCCTGCTCTCAACGCCTCTCGCTCCAGCAACTTTGTTCTGGTCGGCTCCCATCAGATCACCTTGGCCTCGCTGGGACACAGCAAGTTCCCCCTGGATAAG GTGCCTTTTCTCTCGCCCCTGGAGGGCAACATCTACCTGCGACTGGACAGCGACGGTCACTCCGACGTCCAGCACCAAGGCTTCCTG ACGATGTTCGAGTTGGTCGGTGGGTTCGGGGTGTGGCGTCGCCGATATTTTGTCCTGGTGGGCTGCGACATGTTTCACTGGAACAACCCCAACGACCGAGAGAGCAAG GAGGCCGAGGGCAGCGTTTCCCTCTCCAGCTCCCGCAGCCGCTGCGTCCGCAGCGTGAAGAGAGACGCGTGTGCCCGACCTTTCACCTTTGAGCTGGTCAGCagcgtccccgagcagcaggACGCCGGCGCCAA